Proteins from one Primulina huaijiensis isolate GDHJ02 chromosome 18, ASM1229523v2, whole genome shotgun sequence genomic window:
- the LOC140964524 gene encoding uncharacterized protein, giving the protein MVSVQDSNSNISARYPQTRRPYYYYTPPPSSVKLNRSMGRSMRTIRSTIFLDDEQRSRNVSEILTDSVIDLRLGELAKKSTNTSKSPSSSDIDEILDVSQAFSDFSACSSDISGELQRLAMLPDPGPEPDMDFKPESEPCSGFLQRETFSTEIIDSISPEDLQPTVKLCVDGLQSSSIAVKRSAAAKLRLLGKNRADNRVLIGESGAVPALIPLLRCYDPMTQEHAVTALLNLSLHESNKTLITKSGAVKSLIYVLKTGTEISKQNAACALLSLSLIDENKVSIGACGAIPPLVALLINGSNRGKKDALTTLYKLCSVKLNKERTVSAGAVTPLLSLVGEQGTGLAEKAMVVLSSLAGIEMGREVIVEEGGIPALVEAIEDSSEKGKEFAVLTLLQLCGESVRNRGFLVREGGIPPLVALSQIGTAKAKHKAETLLGYLRESRHEASPSSA; this is encoded by the exons ATGGTTTCTGTACAAGACTCCAACTCCAACATCTCTGCTCGCTACCCCCAAACGCGCCGCCCTTACTACTACTACACTCCGCCGCCGTCCTCCGTCAAGTTGAACCGTTCTATGGGCCGTTCTATGCGGACAATCCGTTCTACTATCTTCTTAGATGATGAGCAGAGATCGAGGAATGTGTCGGAGATTCTTACTGACTCGGTTATCGACCTCCGGCTAGGCGAACTTGCTAAGAAATCTACTAATACTTCCAAAAGCCCCTCCTCATCGGATATCGATGAGATTTTGGATGTCTCGCAAGCATTCAGTGATTTTTCTGCTTGTTCCAGCGACATTTCTGGGGAGCTCCAGCGCCTTGCTATGCTTCCCGACCCAGGTCCGGAACCGGACATGGACTTCAAGCCTGAATCCGAACCTTGTTCTGGGTTCTTACAGAGAGAGACTTTTTCTACGGAGATTATCGATAGTATCTCACCTGAAGACCTGCAGCCTACCGTGAAATTGTGTGTTGATGGTCTGCAATCTTCATCAATTGCTGTGAAGAGATCTGCTGCTGCTAAATTGCGACTGTTAGGGAAAAATCGGGCCGACAACCGGGTCTTGATAGGTGAATCCGGGGCAGTACCCGCTTTAATCCCGCTACTACGCTGTTACGACCCCATGACCCAAGAACACGCCGTTACGGCTCTTCTGAACCTCTCCCTTCACGAATCCAACAAAACATTGATCACAAAATCAGGCGCGGTCAAATCTTTAATCTATGTCTTGAAAACAGGTACCGAGATTTCCAAGCAAAACGCCGCTTGCGCTCTGTTGAGTCTGTCTTTAATAGATGAGAATAAAGTCTCAATTGGAGCTTGCGGTGCGATACCCCCATTGGTTGCACTGCTTATAAATGGTTCAAATCGAGGCAAAAAGGACGCTCTCACCACTCTTTACAAGCTCTGTTCTGTGAAATTGAATAAAGAAAGAACAGTGAGTGCTGGGGCAGTAACCCCGTTGTTGAGTCTTGTGGGTGAACAGGGCACTGGGCTAGCGGAGAAGGCCATGGTGGTGTTGAGTAGCTTGGCGGGGATTGAAATGGGTCGTGAAGTCATTGTCGAAGAAGGTGGGATCCCAGCTTTGGTGGAAGCGATTGAGGACAGCAGTGAAAAGGGGAAGGAATTTGCGGTGTTAACTTTGTTGCAGTTGTGTGGCGAGAGTGTTAGAAACAGGGGATTTCTTGTGCGAGAGGGAGGAATACCGCCTCTGGTTGCCTTGTCTCAGATCGGGACGGCGAAAGCTAAACATaag GCTGAAACACTTCTTGGGTACTTGAGAGAATCAAGACATGAAGCTTCTCCCTCGAGTGCATAA